Proteins found in one Odocoileus virginianus isolate 20LAN1187 ecotype Illinois chromosome 10, Ovbor_1.2, whole genome shotgun sequence genomic segment:
- the NCR3LG1 gene encoding natural cytotoxicity triggering receptor 3 ligand 1 isoform X1, which yields MAKRAAGRVQWGSGWLLRVLMSLLELEQFQLIAATGLLQVEMAGRTQMVFLNENVTISCKIPGSPHLDINSIGITWFQKTGTSETDTKLFEYFGNHREASQRGASVSLQSLQRGDASLQLPGVRLEDAGEYRCELVVTPQKAQGTVRLEVVAPPVSNLSEQVMMKDNEDKHILCISSGFYPRHINITWKKWTQKDPQFREFSQNITTDHIVENEDGTFNITSHLRLKPSQEDNGTIYQCVVWHVSLPTIQSFNFHLILHPESEKKTYQFYIDMSILIIIGLIIIGLIIIGLIFIRPKRSVKCWKCCLLEDEERGSALSVVHCCPVFMTGLRPVVCQAPLSVKFSKQEHWNGLPFPSPGALANPEIEPKSPAFQADPLLLEPLQEAGG from the exons ATGGCGAAGAGGGCGGCTGGCCGCGTGCAGTGGGGCTCCGGGTGGCTGCTCCGCGTTCTGATGTCGCTGTTGGAGCTGGAGCAGTTTCAGCTAATAGCGG CCACAGGTTTACTGCAAGTGGAGATGGCGGGGAGGACTCAGATGGTTTTCTTGAATGAAAATGTGACTATCTCTTGCAAGATCCCTGGTTCCCCACACCTGGACATCAACAGTATAGGTATCACCTGGTTTCAAAAGACTGGAACTTCTGAAACTGACACCAAACTGTTTGAGTATTTTGGAAACCACAGAGAGGCATCCCAACGTGGAGCCAGCGTGTCTCTACAGAGTCTGCAGAGGGGAGATGCCTCATTGCAGCTGCCTGGTGTCCGGCTGGAAGATGCAGGGGAGTACCGCTGTGAGCTGGTGGTTACTCCTCAGAAGGCACAGGGGACTGTCAGACTGGAGGTTGTAG CTCCGCCAGTCAGCAACTTGTCTGAACAAGTCATGATGAAAGATAACGAGGACAAACATATTTTGTGTATATCAAGTGGGTTCTACCCAAGGCATATTAACATCACGTGGAAAAAGTGGACCCAGAAGGATCCCCAGTTCCGGGAGTTTTCTCAGAACATCACCACTGACCACATAGTCGAGAATGAGGATGGTACATTTAATATCACTAGCCACCTGAGGCTGAAGCCATCTCAGGAAGACAATGGGACCATCTATCAGTGTGTGGTATGGCATGTATCCTTGCCCACAATCCAGAGTTTCAACTTCCACTTGATTCTACATCCAG AATCTGAGAAGAAAACTTACCAGTTCTATATTGACATGAGCATATTAATCATTATTGGACTGATCATTATTGGACTGATCATTATTGGACTGATCTTTATCAGACCGAAAAG GTCAGTAAAATGCTGGAAATGCTGCCTGCTGGAGGATGAGGAGAGAGGGTCTGCGCTCAGTGTTGTCCACTGTTGTCCAGTGTTCATGACAGGACTACggcctgtagtctgccaggctcctctgtccgtgaaattttccaagcaagaacactggaatgggttgccatttccttctccaggggctcttgccaacccagagatcgaacccaagtctcctgcattccaggcagatcctttactgcttGAGCCGTTGCAGGAAGCTGGAGGATGA
- the NCR3LG1 gene encoding natural cytotoxicity triggering receptor 3 ligand 1 isoform X2 yields MAKRAAGRVQWGSGWLLRVLMSLLELEQFQLIAGLLQVEMAGRTQMVFLNENVTISCKIPGSPHLDINSIGITWFQKTGTSETDTKLFEYFGNHREASQRGASVSLQSLQRGDASLQLPGVRLEDAGEYRCELVVTPQKAQGTVRLEVVAPPVSNLSEQVMMKDNEDKHILCISSGFYPRHINITWKKWTQKDPQFREFSQNITTDHIVENEDGTFNITSHLRLKPSQEDNGTIYQCVVWHVSLPTIQSFNFHLILHPESEKKTYQFYIDMSILIIIGLIIIGLIIIGLIFIRPKRSVKCWKCCLLEDEERGSALSVVHCCPVFMTGLRPVVCQAPLSVKFSKQEHWNGLPFPSPGALANPEIEPKSPAFQADPLLLEPLQEAGG; encoded by the exons ATGGCGAAGAGGGCGGCTGGCCGCGTGCAGTGGGGCTCCGGGTGGCTGCTCCGCGTTCTGATGTCGCTGTTGGAGCTGGAGCAGTTTCAGCTAATAGCGG GTTTACTGCAAGTGGAGATGGCGGGGAGGACTCAGATGGTTTTCTTGAATGAAAATGTGACTATCTCTTGCAAGATCCCTGGTTCCCCACACCTGGACATCAACAGTATAGGTATCACCTGGTTTCAAAAGACTGGAACTTCTGAAACTGACACCAAACTGTTTGAGTATTTTGGAAACCACAGAGAGGCATCCCAACGTGGAGCCAGCGTGTCTCTACAGAGTCTGCAGAGGGGAGATGCCTCATTGCAGCTGCCTGGTGTCCGGCTGGAAGATGCAGGGGAGTACCGCTGTGAGCTGGTGGTTACTCCTCAGAAGGCACAGGGGACTGTCAGACTGGAGGTTGTAG CTCCGCCAGTCAGCAACTTGTCTGAACAAGTCATGATGAAAGATAACGAGGACAAACATATTTTGTGTATATCAAGTGGGTTCTACCCAAGGCATATTAACATCACGTGGAAAAAGTGGACCCAGAAGGATCCCCAGTTCCGGGAGTTTTCTCAGAACATCACCACTGACCACATAGTCGAGAATGAGGATGGTACATTTAATATCACTAGCCACCTGAGGCTGAAGCCATCTCAGGAAGACAATGGGACCATCTATCAGTGTGTGGTATGGCATGTATCCTTGCCCACAATCCAGAGTTTCAACTTCCACTTGATTCTACATCCAG AATCTGAGAAGAAAACTTACCAGTTCTATATTGACATGAGCATATTAATCATTATTGGACTGATCATTATTGGACTGATCATTATTGGACTGATCTTTATCAGACCGAAAAG GTCAGTAAAATGCTGGAAATGCTGCCTGCTGGAGGATGAGGAGAGAGGGTCTGCGCTCAGTGTTGTCCACTGTTGTCCAGTGTTCATGACAGGACTACggcctgtagtctgccaggctcctctgtccgtgaaattttccaagcaagaacactggaatgggttgccatttccttctccaggggctcttgccaacccagagatcgaacccaagtctcctgcattccaggcagatcctttactgcttGAGCCGTTGCAGGAAGCTGGAGGATGA